The Eublepharis macularius isolate TG4126 chromosome 8, MPM_Emac_v1.0, whole genome shotgun sequence genome contains a region encoding:
- the DNAJC21 gene encoding dnaJ homolog subfamily C member 21, with protein MKCHYEVLGVKRDAGEEELKRTYRRLALRWHPDKNLENAEEAAEQFKLIQAAYDVLSDPQERAWYDNHREALLKGGVDGEYQDDSVDILRFFTVTCYSGYGDDEKGFYAVYRHAFEMIAKEEMEYVSEEDSEEFPSFGDSQSDYDTVVHCFYAHWQSFCTQKNFAWKEEYDTRQASNRWEKRAMEKENKKTRDRARKERNELVRELVAFIRKRDKRVQAHRKFVEEQNAAKAKKAEELRRQQKLKQAKLAEQYKEQSWIRMSDLERELQQMEAQYEKEFGDGSDSEEERESQEQKEGQEDKLSDEADDAEYYDDLYCAACDKSFKTEKAMKNHEKSKKHREMVALLRQQLEEEEEEFSLTAADENGLDTKEEEEEEEMPKQKLSKKQRKKQKPMMAQEVPFDAQSTGDQADGASEAGGANQDSIAEESEDASKSHSPDDANAGENKAPADEPKTETKTNPKPKGKKAKDTKKTSARSCSEHQTVSEASIRCVTCHCEFQSRNKLFDHLKVTGHAKAVQPPTANGAVSSRGKKEKRKNR; from the exons ATGAAGTGTCACTACGAAGTGCTGGGCGTGAAGCGCGACGCGGGCGAGGAAGAGCTGAAGCGAACCTACCGGAGGCTGGCACTGCGTTGGCACCCAG ACAAGAACCTAGAAAATGCCGAAGAGGCTGCAGAACAGTTCAAACTGATCCAAGCGGCATACGATGTGCTAAGTGATCCTCAAGAAAGGGCCTG GTATGACAATCACAGAGAAGCTCTGTTGAAAGGTGGGGTTGATGGAGAGTATCAAGATGACAGTGTGGATATCCTGCGCTTCTTTACTGTGACCTGTTACTCTGGCTATGGAGATGATGAAAAG GGTTTCTATGCAGTGTATCGTCATGCCTTTGAAATGAttgcaaaagaagaaatggagTATGTGTCTGAGGAAGACTCTGAAGAATTTCCAAGTTTTGGAGACTCTCAGAGTGACTATGACACG GTAGTCCACTGCTTTTACGCTCACTGGCAGAGTTTTTGTACTCAGAAGAATTTTGCATGGAAGGAAGAGTATGACACGCGGCAGGCATCCAACCGCTGGGAGAAACGAGCGATGGAGAAAGAGAACAAGAAAACCCGGGACAGagccaggaaggaaaggaacGAGCTGGTCCGTGAACTGGTGGCCTTTATCCGGAAGCGAGACAAGCGGGTTCAGGCCCACCGAAAGTTTGTGGAAGAACAGAATGCGGCGAAGGCCAAGAAGGCGGAGGAGCTCCGCAGGCAGCAGAAACTCAAGCAAGCCAA GCTGGCTGAGCAATACAAAGAACAGAGCTGGATCAGAATGTCGGATCTCGAGCGAGAGCTGCAGCAGATGGAAGCCCAGTACGAAAAGGAGTTTGGCGACGGGTCAGACAGTGAAGAGGAAAGAGAGTCCCAAGAGCAGAAAGAGGGGCAAGAAG acAAATTAAGTGACGAGGCTGATGATGCTGAATATTACGATGATCTCTACTGCGCTGCTTGTGATAAATCCTTTAAGACTGAAAAAGC CATGAAGAACCATGAAAAATCCAAAAAGCACCGAGAGATGGTCGCCTTGTTACGGcagcagctggaggaagaggaggaagaatttTCTCTCACTGCAGCTGATGAGAATGGATTGGACactaaagaggaggaggaagaggaagaaatgccCAAGCAAAA GCTCtcaaagaagcagagaaagaaacaaaaacccATGATG GCCCAGGAAGTACCCTTTGATGCTCAGAGCACAGGGGATCAAGCTGATGGGGCGAGTGAGGCCGGCGGTGCCAACCAGGATAGTATAGCTGAAGAATCAGAGGATGCCAGCAAAAGCCACAGCCCAGATGACGCAAATGCTGGAGAAAATAAAGCTCCTGCCGACGAGCCAAAAACGGAGACGAAAAC cAATCCAAAACCTAAAGGAAAGAAAGCGAAAGATACGAAAAAAACCTCTGCAAGAAGTTGTTCAGAACATCAAACCGTG AGTGAAGCGTCTATCCGGTGTGTCACCTGCCACTGCGAGTTCCAGTCGCGGAATAAGCTGTTTGACCACTTGAAAGTGACGGGTCACGCCAAGGCAGTGCAGCCGCCAACTGCTAACGGAGCCGTGAGCAGCCGTGGCAAGAAAGAAAAACGTAAAAACAGATAG
- the LOC129334441 gene encoding centrin-2-like, with the protein MASKAKKSLVGGMPQKRRTGPKLELTADQKQQMRGAFDLLDVDGTGTIEVKDLKVSIRALGFEPTKEELKRIVLEVDKEGTGEIGFDAFYSVMTQKMSQTGPKEEILKSFKLFEDSNSGKISFKNLKQIASETGEKLTEEELQETVDEADLDGDGEIKEQAFLKKAGN; encoded by the coding sequence ATGGCTTCTAAGGCCAAGAAATCCTTAGTAGGGGGAATGCCCCAGAAACGAAGGACCGGCCCCAAGCTTGAACTCACTGCGGACCAAAAGCAGCAAATGCGAGGGGCTTTTGACCTGCTGGATGTGGATGGCACAGGAACCATTGAGGTGAAAGACCTGAAGGTGTCCATACGAGCTCTGGGGTTTGAACCCACAAAGGAAGAGCTCAAAAGAATTGTGCTGGAAGTGGATAAAGAAGGAACAGGAGAGATCGGCTTCGATGCTTTTTATTCTGTGATGACTCAAAAAATGTCACAAACAGGTCCCAAAGAAGAAATCCTGAAATCCTTCAAGTTATTTGAGGACAGCAATAGTGGCAAAATTTCTTTCAAGAACCTCAAGCAGATTGCCAGTGAGACAGGGGAGAAACTAACAGAGGAAGAGTTGCAGGAAACGGTTGATGAAGCTGATCTGGATGGAGACGGGGAGATAAAGGAACAGGCATTTCTGAAGAAAGCTGGCAACTGA